The Primulina tabacum isolate GXHZ01 chromosome 7, ASM2559414v2, whole genome shotgun sequence genome includes a window with the following:
- the LOC142551163 gene encoding potassium transporter 5-like, whose translation MFADLGHFNVTAVQISFTGMVFLALLIAYSGQAAYLSKFPDHVKHIFYDSIPGPQYWPTFVVANAAAIIASQAMISGAFSIISQSLSLSCFPRVKVVRTSAKYEGQVYIPDINYFLSSNIYTTKLKMVKQLQCDMFYYVDLFVHLWVHVCGTHNHGFYFAKQYMLETFLIIVGLCFTVSKTWIC comes from the exons ATGTTTGCTGACTTAGGCCATTTCAACGTAACAGCTGTGCAA ATTAGTTTCACGGGAATGGTTTTTCTTGCTCTCCTAATTGCATATAGTGGACAAGCTGCATATCTTTCCAAATTCCCTGATCATGTAAAGCACATATTTTATGACTCCATACCAG GTCCACAATATTGGCCAACTTTTGTTGTGGCTAATGCTGCAGCAATTATCGCCAGTCAAGCTATGATATCCGGAGCATTTTCTATCATTTCCCAGTCCCTCAGCCTAAGTTGTTTTCCAAGAGTAAAAGTTGTTCGTACTTCTGCTAAGTATGAGGGACAAGTCTATATTCCAGATATCAACTACTTTCTCTCCTCCAATATTTATACAACAAAACTAAAGATGGTCAAACAACTGCAATGTGATATGTTTTATTATGTGGATCTGTTTGTTCATCTTTGGGTTCATGTCTGTGGAACTCATAACCATGGTTTTTATTTTGCAAAGCAGTATATGTTAGAAACATTCTTGATTATTGTTGGGCTGTGTTTTACTGTTTCAAAGACTTGGATATGTTGA